In Falco cherrug isolate bFalChe1 chromosome 2, bFalChe1.pri, whole genome shotgun sequence, the following are encoded in one genomic region:
- the ABHD13 gene encoding protein ABHD13, with product MEKSWILWTFVKRWLLALASWSWSLCRICLLPLIVTFHLYGGIILLILIFVSIAGILYKFQDVLLYFPEQPSSSRLYVPMPTGIPHENIFIKTKDGVLLNLILLRYTGDNAAYSPTIIYFHGNAGNIGHRLPNALLMLVNLKVNLILVDYRGYGKSEGEASEEGLYLDSEAVLDYVMTRSDLDKTKIFLFGRSLGGAVAIHLASENSHRISAIVVENTFLSIPYMASTLFSFFPMRYLPLWCYKNKFLSYRKISQCRMPSLFISGLSDQLIPPVMMKQLYELSPARTKRLAIFPDGTHNDTWQCQGYFTALEQFIKEVIKSHSPEEMAKTSSNVTII from the coding sequence ATGGAAAAGTCATGGATACTTTGGACCTTTGTTAAAAGATGGCTACTAGCTTTGGCTTCCTGGTCTTGGAGTCTCTGCCGCATTTGTCTTCTACCCTTGATAGTAACTTTTCACTTGTATGGAGGCATTATACTACTTATATTAATATTTGTATCAATAGCGGGTATATTATATAAATTCCAGGATGTGCTGCTTTACTTTCCTGAACAGCCCTCTTCATCACGCCTTTATGTTCCTATGCCTACTGGTATACCACATGAAAATATCTTCATCAAAACCAAAGATGGAGTTCTTCTCAATCTTATTCTGCTGAGATACACAGGGGACAATGCAGCATATTCTCCAACCATCATTTACTTTCATGGGAATGCAGGCAACATCGGCCACAGGTTGCCAAATGCTTTGTTAATGCTGGTAAACCTGAAAGTAAACTTAATTCTTGTCGATTATAGAGGGTATGGAAAAAGTGAAGGAGAAGCAAGTGAAGAAGGTTTGTACTTAGATTCTGAGGCTGTGTTAGACTATGTGATGACTCGATCTGATCttgataaaacaaaaatttttctttttggccgTTCCTTGGGGGGAGCAGTAGCTATTCACTTAGCTTCTGAAAATTCCCATAGGATTTCTGCCATCGTGGTGGAGAACACCTTTCTTAGCATCCCATACATGGCcagcactttgttttctttctttccaatgAGGTATCTTCCTTTATGgtgctacaaaaataaatttctgtccTACAGAAAAATCTCTCAGTGCAGAATGCCTTCTCTTTTCATCTCTGGGTTATCTGACCAGTTAATTCCACCAGTTATGATGAAGCAACTTTATGAATTATCCCCAGCTCGGACTAAGAGATTGGCGATATTTCCTGATGGAACTCATAATGACacttggcagtgccagggtTATTTCACTGCCCTTGAACAGTTCATCAAAGAAGTAATAAAGAGTCACTCCCCTGAAGAAATGGCGAAAACTTCATCTAATGTAACAATAATATAA